Proteins encoded in a region of the Zea mays cultivar B73 chromosome 2, Zm-B73-REFERENCE-NAM-5.0, whole genome shotgun sequence genome:
- the LOC100191657 gene encoding Isocitrate dehydrogenase [NADP], chloroplastic/mitochondrial yields the protein MDGDEMTRVIWKMIKDKLIFPYLELDVKYYDLGILNRDATNDEVTVESAEATLKYNVAVKCATITPDETRVKEFKLKSMWRSPNGTIRNILNGTVFREPILCKNIPRILSGWKKPICIGRHAFGDQYRATDMIINGPGKLKMVFVPDGADPMELDVYDFKGPGVALSMYNVDESIRAFAESSMAMALSKKWPLYLSTKNTILKKYDGRFKDIFQEVYEEQWKEKFEENSIWYEHRLIDDMVAYAVKSDGGYVWACKNYDGDVQSDFLAQGFGSLGLMTSVLLSSDGKTLEAEAAHGTVTRHFRLHQKGQETSTNSIASIFAWTRGLEHRAKLDKNDSLLDFTHKLESACVETVESGKMTKDLALLIHGPKVTREFYLSTEEFIDAVAQQLRGKIQLPTTV from the exons ATGGACG GGGATGAGATGACGCGGGTCATCTGGAAGATGATAAAGGATAAG CTCATCTTCCCATACCTGGAGTTGGATGTGAAGTACTACGATCTTGGAATTCTCAATCGCGATGCCACCAATGATGAGGTCACCGTCGAGAGTGCCGAGGCTACATTGAA GTATAATGTTGCTGTTAAGTGTGCAACAATTACGCCTG ACGAGACTCGAGTAAAAGAGTTTAAACTCAAGTCTATGTGGCGGAGTCCAAATGGCACAATAAGGAATATTCTAAATG GGACTGTTTTTCGTGAGCCCATCTTGTGTAAAAACATCCCAAGAATCCTTTCTG GTTGGAAGAAACCTATTTGCATAGGAAGGCACGCCTTTGGTGACCAGTATCGAGCTACTGATATGATTATTAATGGTCCAGGAAAGCTCAAGATGGTATTTG TGCCTGATGGAGCTGACCCTATGGAGCTGGATGTTTATGATTTTAAGGGACCTGGTGTGGCATTATCAATGTACAATGTCGACGAG TCTATTAGGGCTTTCGCTGAGTCCTCCATGGCTATGGCTCTTTCAAAAAAGTGGCCTCTTTATCTCAGCACCAAGAATACAATCCTCAAGAAGTATGACGGCAG GTTCAAAGACATCTTCCAGGAGGTATATGAAGAGCAATGGAAGGAGAAGTTTGAAGAAAACTCAATATG GTATGAGCACAGGTTGATTGATGACATGGTGGCCTATGCTGTGAAaagtgatggtgggtatgtttgGGCTTGCAAAAACTATGACGGAGATGTACAGAGCGATTTTCTTGCCCAAG GTTTTGGTTCTCTGGGTTTGATGACTTCTGTGCTG TTGTCTTCTGACGGGAAAACATTAGAGGCTGAGGCTGCTCATGGGACTGTCACTAGACATTTCAGGCTACATCAGAAAGGACAGGAGACAAGTACCaacagtattgcctccatattcGCTTGGACCCGTGGACTTGAACACAG GGCAAAGCTGGATAAAAATGATAGTCTGCTGGATTTCACACACAAACTTGAATCTGCATGTGTTGAAACGGTGGAATCTGGGAAAATGACTAAGGACCTTGCGCTTCTTATCCATGGCCCCAA GGTAACAAGGGAGTTCTACCTGAGCACCGAGGAGTTCATCGATGCAGTCGCGCAGCAACTGCGAGGAAAGATTCAACTACCAACTACTGTGTAA